A genome region from Halorussus pelagicus includes the following:
- a CDS encoding PPC domain-containing DNA-binding protein: MNYREVSGDREFVARLGHGEDWREEIESLAAEEDVDAAWFVAMGAVQDATVWFYDQSELEYREVEFDEPLEVASCVGNISWLDGDRFAHTHAVLSRKSGQTLAGHLDSATVFAGELYVRSFEDELARDHDEPTDLDLWL; encoded by the coding sequence ATGAACTACCGGGAGGTCTCAGGGGACCGCGAGTTCGTCGCCAGACTCGGCCACGGCGAGGACTGGCGCGAGGAAATCGAGTCGCTCGCCGCCGAGGAGGACGTGGACGCCGCGTGGTTCGTCGCCATGGGTGCGGTACAGGACGCGACCGTCTGGTTCTACGACCAGTCGGAACTGGAGTACCGCGAGGTCGAGTTCGACGAACCCCTCGAAGTCGCGTCCTGCGTCGGAAACATCTCGTGGCTCGACGGCGACCGATTCGCCCACACGCACGCCGTCCTCTCGCGCAAGAGCGGCCAGACGCTCGCGGGCCACCTCGACTCGGCGACGGTGTTCGCCGGGGAACTGTACGTGCGGTCCTTCGAGGACGAACTGGCGCGCGACCACGACGAACCCACCGACCTCGACCTCTGGCTCTAA
- a CDS encoding DUF7556 family protein, with translation MAPDTATPSDSVAQREVMASLDDDGRTERLIIADTTADDAWLSVPVSGSVALQDWQ, from the coding sequence ATGGCCCCAGACACGGCCACTCCGTCGGACTCAGTCGCACAGCGCGAGGTTATGGCCTCGCTAGACGACGACGGTCGCACGGAGCGACTCATCATCGCTGACACGACCGCCGACGACGCGTGGCTTTCGGTCCCCGTCTCCGGAAGCGTAGCCCTCCAAGACTGGCAGTAG